In Haemophilus parainfluenzae, the sequence TGAGGTGCTGTACAAGCTGTTAAAACAGATAATGCTGCAATAGAAATTAATTTTTTCATAACGTTACCTTTTATCACAAACTACTTTATTAAGTGTTTCTCTGCCTTCTTTAATCCGCTCATTCGCTTTTTTTCTAACGTTAGGATCTTCATTTTGCTCAATATATTTTGCTACATTGGCGTTTTTGATTGCATAAACAGGGATATACTGTGAATGTTTCGTTTCACCTTTTTTATAAATTGTGGCACCTAAAACACTACCATAATACTCGCTAGCATCATTAGGTTTAATGTAATAATTGCTAGAATTTGTTACATCTACGCCATCATCACTTTTAAACCCACTACAGATCCCCGCAGGTGAAAGAAACGTTGTTTTTGAAGCGGCAACTTCGTTAAATTTGTACACCTCAAACTCAATACTATTCGCAAGCTCTTCTATGTCTTTTTCAGACTTAGGATCTAAACTTCTTTGGCCTTTTCCATCAATATATTTCACTGTTTCAGAAATATTACTTTCAGAAACATTAACTGAAACATTATTTTCAGGTGTCTTCGCTTTTGTTGCATATACAACACTACTACCTTCGGCTAAAACAACTGATGATGCTAAAACACAAAAAGAGTAAATCCCAATTTTTTTCTTAATATGACTCATAATAATTTGATTTTCTACGTTAATAATTATTTTCGTATAATTCAATAGGTAAATAATCTGGGTCTCTGAAGAAAGTGTACTTCATTCCTGTTAATTCATCAACCCTAATTGGTTCACAATCAATGCTATTTTCCAAAAGATAAGCGACATATTCATCAATATTTTCGACATTAAATGCTAAATGTCGCAAACCGCAAGCCTCAGGAGTGGTTACTCTTGAAGGTGGATTTGGAAAAGAAAACAACTCTATTTGACTCCCATCGGGAAAACTTAAATCTAATTTATAGCTATCCCTTTCTGCCCGATAAGTTTCATTTAGCTGTTTAGCGCCTAAAATCTCCATATAAAAATGCTTCGAACGTGCATAGTTCGAAGCAATGATCGCAATATGGTGAAAACCTAATAATTGGGGTTTCATTATTTCTCCGGTGTGACACTCTTCGCTTTTTCTTCTTCCTGTAAAGCGAGTGCATCACGTGCCGCACGAATACTTTTCTCAAGCATTGGTACACGAGGATCATCTGGCTCCAATAAGCGTAGCATCATCGCCCAGGTTACTGCCGCCATTTTATAATCTTCCCCTTCAAAATAACTGAAAGCAAGTAAACTTAAGGCTTCAGGATTCGAATGATCTTGACGAATAACATCACGTAAAAGCTGGTTACCTTTGAGTTTATCTGTTTGATCTTCAGAAGACATTAGCATACGCGCATAGGAAAGCTTATACGTTAAATTATCTGGCTCAAGCTTATTCGCTTGTTGATAGCTATCAAAGGCTAATTTTCCATTACCTAAATTCATCCCTACCTGACCTAACAACCACCATTTTTTAGCATCCTTTGGTGTTTTTTGTAAATCCAAACGAAGTGCGGTCGAAAATTGCTGCATTTCTGCATCTGTCATTGGGTTTGTGTCTTCTTCTTTGATCCGTTCAAAGAAATAAGGTAATTTTGCCAATGTCTTTTCCATCATATCTTCGGCTTTCCAAGATCCCAGAGGGAAATAAGCCGCACCAGCAATAATGGCTAAACCGAGCAAACCAGAAACAAACCACAACTTACCGTAATTTTTGGCATTTTTATCGATAGTTTGTGTTTCTTGTTGAGGAATATCTTCCAACAATGTTTTTTGTAGCTCTTGCTTGAGTTGTTCAACATTTTCAACTAAACCCTGTTGATTATCTTGCTCAATCTCTTGCAAACGAGAAAAATATAACGCCTTATTTAATTCATCACGTTTTTTATCTTCTTTGGCTTTAACAGAACGTAGCAAGGGATAAAAACAAATCAGTGCCACCACTAAAGTGAGCGCAATAATACTTAATGCAAAATTCATTATTTATCCTTTTCTTTGAGTAAAGCCGATAAACGTGCATTCTCTTCATCATCTAAAATCGCGTCAGAATTGACCGCACTTGGGCTTTTAGATTTACGTTTAAATACAAATAGAATGCCAATCAAC encodes:
- the ccmI gene encoding c-type cytochrome biogenesis protein CcmI, whose translation is MNFALSIIALTLVVALICFYPLLRSVKAKEDKKRDELNKALYFSRLQEIEQDNQQGLVENVEQLKQELQKTLLEDIPQQETQTIDKNAKNYGKLWFVSGLLGLAIIAGAAYFPLGSWKAEDMMEKTLAKLPYFFERIKEEDTNPMTDAEMQQFSTALRLDLQKTPKDAKKWWLLGQVGMNLGNGKLAFDSYQQANKLEPDNLTYKLSYARMLMSSEDQTDKLKGNQLLRDVIRQDHSNPEALSLLAFSYFEGEDYKMAAVTWAMMLRLLEPDDPRVPMLEKSIRAARDALALQEEEKAKSVTPEK
- a CDS encoding VOC family protein — encoded protein: MKPQLLGFHHIAIIASNYARSKHFYMEILGAKQLNETYRAERDSYKLDLSFPDGSQIELFSFPNPPSRVTTPEACGLRHLAFNVENIDEYVAYLLENSIDCEPIRVDELTGMKYTFFRDPDYLPIELYENNY